In Eupeodes corollae chromosome 3, idEupCoro1.1, whole genome shotgun sequence, a single genomic region encodes these proteins:
- the LOC129951693 gene encoding peptidyl-prolyl cis-trans isomerase, rhodopsin-specific isozyme, translating into MKRLLFISLICLFASVKGLSYTVTSKIYIDVKINKKPAGRIVFGLFGEEAPKTVKNFRHICLKGINGTTYIGSKFHRVIDRFMVQGGDIVSGNGLGSASIYGDYFEDENLSIEHLRAGYLGMANRGPNTNGCQFYITTVTAKWLDGKHVVFGKVIEGMDTLYAIESVKTDTEDYPIQPVIITNCGEMPTEPYQFYPDEYNIWGWIKAAGPPLLSSLCVLGTFHYFYRQLSMYC; encoded by the exons ATGAAACGTCTACTTTTTATCTCACTTATTTGCCTTTTTGCAAGTGTAAAAGGTCTCAGTTATACGGTGACATCTAAAATTTATATTGatgtgaaaattaataaaaaaccagCTGGACGGATAGTGTTCGGCCTGTTTGGAGAAGAAGCTCCGAAAACTGTGAAAAATTTTAGACACATTTGTTTGAAGGGCATCAATGGAACAACCTATATAGGATCTAAATTTCATAGGGTCATAGATAGATTTATGGTCCAAGGTGGTGATATAGTTTCGGGAAATGGACTCGGATCGGCAAGTATTTATGGTGATTACTTCGAAGATGAAAACCTTTCCATCGAACATCTTCGGGCGGGTTATTTGGGAATGGCTAATCGTGGACCGAATACAAATGGATGTCAGTTTTATATAACGACGGTTACTGCAAAATGGCTTGATGGAAAACACGTTGTATTTGGAAAAGTCATTGAAGGAATGGATACTCTTTACGCAATAGAAAGT gttaagacAGACACAGAAGATTATCCCATACAACCTGTGATTATAACCAATTGTGGAGAAATGCCAACAGAGCCTTATCAATTTTACCCTGATGAATACAA CATTTGGGGATGGATTAAAGCAGCTGGCCCACCACTTCTTAGCTCTTTATGTGTGTTAGGAACTTTCCATTACTTTTATCGTCAACTAAGTATGTACTGTTAA
- the LOC129951691 gene encoding uncharacterized protein LOC129951691: protein MLFNLDKDTGCSQKSRGFCCAQKRDLLRDDNFEKTINIFPRIILIKNLKLFEVYCETITIRNTGTLCRTVKFITEPNNDITLKINGNTSIQPGSHVSVDISVEATKKKLINQNRYLFVLAEHPDIIWEIPLIVLRKDQEIYVPEIICLPKVPANSSSNYQFLVYNPKDKVIMYSICSNYGGFAIKPISGYISAKDYSKILITGKFPLDTITTSLVLTLKNGKSFKIFVRMELSNQLIHLSTSELILEDTYIGLNSEKNLFICNRSNECVSFRWSNSTIVENLETDDEDEDKFEFSEFVAVRKNHGCIPALSSIASIFTFTPPENFDYDEDESKFQIDEHAYLFCPLYSPQSYRVHISGKILGPNIEINPTVINVGSLYMGQIHCLSLEVLNKEPISGEIYFTSHTDQNEINCSVTPLSTYLKPDDKKSIELSFYRRDVGKFLTKLNFKIKSGDFLWILLRGVSLPTKVTLFPEIYDFGDIPICIPQKGSVEIFNPLPVPIMVDPTIFDDGDETPLILCVDNLNLPLDTRTTTYYNDNSSACEFKGKDLETSCSDFSSNKEISWRTNVSSEISSLFQKKVLDDIPAVSTDLLKDFKNIHSKDQLEIGMKIIDASLDYFLDRCDYFQELRNNKNYLNMNWKALPCDAKEIAIEEEHFYLEPNGRKHFPLALVPNSSGPTTKSVQFRVHPINGKTSNFNDTINSSHMTSSLRLHYNCMIPALEYNNDIFFSEPVYADMENTFNMNFKNIDIVPGFVYFKVIPTSTSGIIKVKENQQKFFITPGEKIEVECSVIFRKIGKIVLHGIFQVVGKLLEYSFEVEAQVLPPEIQISMEKIFKKQEVLELTRTKLFITNTSPTVAQLIFSLKNEKYQFLEPLGASLAPNQKIIISIFSKFLDPGLYKNALNINLKHAENIIIPITFSIEGAPLKFEPNIQLGLDLGILFKNQKLQEDIILIENLGEKSYKINFEKKIPKKLAIIPIPHVINFEPNILKIRPNGQEIVKIQLDTSKEIKSEEEFNVDGVINDAKHRFKLFSFTAKCNVIEPRVLWSKNELCFNVKNPQLNENKAFGIVSIINTTPFVANIDLNVQGNFILGENCENIKEKFLEFSMKGKTSKEIYVSLDENEINEPNLMCQCFKGLVKCKVNNKTQKSLPLHVKIVGPALRICTPKVTLFPPYSDSFAHINIHNCSHINATFNWKEVESKILERSSSELYVEEPYSKTISELILSIPKETVPKFPNSIRTQCSEDFLSDSQESSDEESTSHTTKSNVINEVADLKQKSSSSLKTDTFSASSLSLRSLKSERTFFQPNECKPIPFCNVDTQNIGLDEIFEYLGLSDKPSSEHSRTVCKNSDLDGDDTKCNNTIEKIKEPIKIGFQHKSGQIAPKSMFKAYIFLPTLPKDKTMVSKYNLHVIGGQTEVLDLTVTSQRARIQVSKTDINLGINIWYKTILDKIRIESLSQYAIKITIVNENEFTHQKKHLTGGHVEIISPKQFILQPKTSTEIEFNICMGFISNFSQSIGLEINNNTTSVPIRIIGSGVFPMVVPIKLKRISQPLNDIVQNYFHLRDIFNDRKRKYYFGEESALSHISSELEEHTPKRTLKRKQNDGVLLLNYSDEKALSPFLSELEKHTPKRTLKRNKSDGFLLLNYSDETYPRPEEIERILESENFVFNLYKSNELMTTFDKYSRKCMLLRAMEFDPVINLKHTICRPIPWQCSAFCYNMNNIRLNETNNFEIEMLFIGPGRLFLSLRTEVVVPGLAASFESSLVKDSFVYFYQSPDDNILKGYKNIHERSSDTEVIFNQNTKANNLHSHSYDFDEAGVHQRQVLSNEIKQIKEHYTKINQPVKEKKNPFILTEICQATTEELNELPIKLNLNLKLTTTNEFYERNQVIEDYLFIDIHLGPTIPILLKGKVTST from the exons ATGCTGTTTAATTTAGACAAGGATACAGGGTGCTCACAAAAATCTCGTGGTTTTTGTTGCGCTCAAAAAAGag aCTTGTTGAGAGATGACAATTTcgaaaaaactattaatatttTCCCACGGAttattcttatcaaaaatttgaaattatttgaagtttatTGTGAAACAATAACTATTCGAAACACGGGAACA cTTTGTCGAACGGTTAAATTCATCACAGAACCAAATAACGATATCACACTCAAAATAAATGGGAATACCAGCATACAACCCGGATCTCATGTTTCTGTTGATATTTCTGTAGAAGCAACAAAGAAGAAGCTTATCAATCAAAATCGTTATTTGTTTGTACTAGCTGAACATCCTGACATTATTTGGGAGATTCCTCTTATAG ttttgagaaaagaTCAAGAAATATATGTACCTGAAATAATATGTTTACCTAAAGTTCCAGCAAATTCGTCTTCAAactaccaatttttagtatatAATCCAAAAGATAAAGTGATAATGTATTCAATTTGTTC GAACTATGGAGGATTCGCTATAAAACCTATTTCAGGATATATATCAGCAAAAGATTATTCCAAGATTCTTATCACAGGAAAATTTCCACTGGATACAATAACTACGAGCTTAGTACTTActttgaaaaatggaaaatcttttaaaatatttgttcgaATGGAACTTTCAAATCAATTGATACACTTGAGTACAAGTGAATTGATATTGGAAGATACTTACATTGGTTTAAATAGTGAAAAGAATTTATTCATTTGCAATAGAAGCAACGAATGTGTTAGTTTTAGGTGGTCTAATAGtacaattgttgaaaatttagaaaCTGATGACGAAGATGaggataaatttgaattttcagaaTTTGTTGCAGTCAGGAAGAAt CATGGCTGTATCCCAGCATTGAGTTCCATTGCATCAATATTCACTTTCACTCCACCAGAAAATTTCGATTATGATGAAGatgaatcaaaatttcaaattgatgaaCACGCATACCTATTTTGTCCTCTTTATAGTCCTCAATCGTATAGGGTTCATATTAGTGGAAAAATTCTTGGAcccaatattgaaataaatcctACAGTGATAAATGTTGGCAGTCTCTATATGGGTCAAATTCACTGCCTTTCATTGGAAGTGCTAAATAAAG aACCGATTTCAGGTGAAATTTATTTCACAAGTCATACCGACCAAAATGAGATTAATTGCTCAGTGACACCTTTATCCACTTATCTCAAACCGGATGataagaaatcaattgaattGAGTTTTTATCGACGGGATGTTggaaaatttcttacaaaacttaattttaaaatcaaatccgGAGATTTTCTTTGGATCTTGCTAAG AGGAGTTTCGCTCCCAACAAAAGTCACATTATTCCCAGAAATATATGATTTTGGGGATATTCCCATATGCATACCACAAAAAGGATCAGTGGAAATATTTAACCCATTGCCAGTGCCTATTATGGTAGATCCTACAATATTCGATGATGGAGACGAAACTCCTTTGATATTATGTGTGGATAATTTAAACTTACCTCTTGatacaagaacaacaacataCTACAATGATAATTCAAGTGCTTGCGAATTTAAAGGAAAAGATCTTGAAACCTCTTGTTCAGATTTCAGTTCGAACAAAGAGATAAGCTGGAGAACCAATGTTAGCAGCGAAATAAGCtcattatttcaaaagaaagtgctag ATGATATTCCTGCAGTATCAACCGATCTTTTGAAAGATTTCAAGAATATACATTCAAAAGATCAACTGGAAATAGGCATGAAAATAATCGATGCCTCTTTAGACTACTTTCTTGATCGATGTGATTATTTTCAAGAATTACGAAATAACAAGAACTATCTAAACATGAATTGGAAAGCTTTGCCATGTGATGCCAAGGAAATAGCAATCgaagaagaacatttttatttggaacCAAATGGAAGAAAACACTTTCCATTAGCATTGGTTCCAAATAGTTCTGGACCAACTACAAAATCTGTACAATTTCGGGTCCATCCTATAAATGGGAAGACTTCTAATTTTAATGATACTATAAACTCTTCACATATGACTAGTTCTTTACGGCTTCATTACAATTGCATGATTCCTGCCTTGGAGTATAACAACGATATTTTTTTCTCAGAACCAGTTTATGCAGACATggaaaatacttttaatatgaattttaaaaatattgacattgtGCCTGGATTTgtgtattttaaagttatt cCAACATCAACATCTGGTATAATCAAAGTAAAGGAAAATCAACAGAAATTCTTTATTACTCCCGgagaaaaaattgaagttgaatGCTCTGTGATCTttcgaaaaattggaaaaatagtTCTTCATGGAAT atttcaaGTGGTTGGAAAATTACTAGAGTATTCTTTTGAGGTAGAAGCACAAGTCCTTCCTCCAGAAATTCAAATCTCgatggaaaaaatatttaaaaaacaggaGGTTCTTGAGTTGACGAGAACAAAACTATTTATTACAAATACTTCCCCTACTGTAGCTCAACTCATTTTTTCGCTG aaaaatgaaaaataccaatttttggAACCACTTGGAGCAAGTCTAGcaccaaatcaaaaaattataatatccaTTTTCTCGAAGTTTCTAGATCCAGGATTGTACAAAAATGCTCTTAACATAAATCTTAAACATGCTGAAAACATA ATTATTCCGATTACATTCTCAATTGAAGGGGCTCCCCTTAAATTTGAACCAAATATACAACTTGGATTAGATTTaggaattttattcaaaaaccaaaagcttcAAGAGGATATTATATTGATAGAAAATTTAGgagaaaaatcatataaaattaatttcgagaaaaaaattccaaagaaaCTTGCAATAATTCCAATACCACACGTTATCAATTTTGAACCtaatatcttgaaaataagaccaaatggACAAGAAATAGTTAAAATACAACTTGATACatcgaaagaaataaaatctgaaGAAGAGTTTAATGTTGATGGCGTCATAAATGATGCGAAACATCGATTCAAGTTATTCTCTTTTACAGCTAAATGCAATGTAATTGAGCCTCGAGTTTTGTGGAGTAAGAATGAACtttgttttaatgtgaaaaaTCCCCAATTAAATGAGAACAAGGCATTTG gtATTGTTTCCATTATCAATACTACTCCATTCGTAGCAAATATTGATTTGAATGTCCAGGGGAACTTCATTTTGGGAGAAAATTGTGAGAACATAAAAGAAAAGTTCCTAGAATTTAGCATGAAAGGAAAAACATCGAAGGAAATCTACGTCAGTCTTGATGAAAACGAAATAAATGAGCCAAATTTAATGTGTCAGTGTTTTAAGGGATTGGTAAAGTGTAAGGTCAACAATAAGACGCAG AAATCTCTTCCATTGCACGTCAAAATTGTAGGCCCCGCTCTTCGAATATGCACCCCTAAGGTTACACTCTTCCCACCTTACTCAGATTCTTTTGCtcatataaacatacataactGTAGTCACATTAATGCTACCTTTAACTGGAAAGAAGTAGAATCTAAAATACTCGAAAGATCTTCATCTGAATTATATGTTGAGGAACcttattcgaaaacaatatcAGAACTTATACTCTCCATCCCAAAAGAAACAGTTCCAAAATTTCCAAATTCTATAAGGACCCAATGCTCGGAAGATTTCTTATCGGACAGTCAAGAGTCATCAGATGAAGAAAGCACATCACATACAACAAAATCAAATGTAATCAACGAAGTTGCTGATTTAAAGCAAAAATCAAGCTCAAGTTTAAAAACTGATACCTTTTCTGCTTCATCTTTATCATTGAGAAGTTTGAAGTCtgaaagaacattttttcaacCAAATGAATGCAAACCAATACCATTTTGTAATGTTGATACTCAAAACATTGGCCTAGATGAGATATTTGAGTATTTAGGTCTTTCGGATAAACCAAGCTCTGAACATTCAAGAACTGTTTGTAAAAATAGTGATTTGGATGGAGACGatacaaaatgtaataatactattgaaaagataaaagaacctataaaaattggatttcaaCATAAGAGTGGACAAATTGCACCAAAATCAATGTTCAAAGCTTATATATTCTTACCGACTTTGCCTAAGG ataAGACAATGGTGTCTAAATATAATCTTCATGTCATTGGTGGCCAAACGGAAGTTCTAGATTTGACAGTCACAAGCCAAAGAGCAAGAATTCAAGTTTCTAAAACTGACATTAATCTTGGGATAAAT ataTGGTATAAAACAATCTTGGATAAAATAAGAATCGAAAGTCTCAGCCAATATGCAATTAAAATAActattgttaatgaaaatgagtTTACACACCAAAAGAAACATTTGACAGGTGGCCATGTTGAAATTATTTCCCCAAAACAGTTCATCCTTCAGCCTAAAACAAGCACAGaaatagaatttaatatttgcatgggttttatttccaatttttccCAGAGCATTGGCTtagaaataaacaacaatacaaCGTCCGTTCCAATTCGAATTATTGGATCAGGAGTTTTTCCAATGGTGGTAcctataaaacttaaaagaatttCGCAGCCATTAAATGATatagttcaaaattatttccatttACGTGATATATTCAACGATAGAAAGAGAAAATACTATTTCGGAGAAGAATCAGCTTTATCACATATTTCAAGTGAACTTGAGGAACATACACCCAAAAGAAcattaaaacgaaaacaaaatgatgGAGTTTTATTACTTAATTATTCGGATGAAAAAGCTTTATCACCTTTTTTAAGTGAACTTGAGAAACATACACCCAAAAGAACATTAAAACGAAACAAAAGTGATGGATTTTTGTTACTTAATTATTCGGATGAAACATATCCAAGACCAGAAGAAATCGAAAGAATTCTAGAAAGtgaaaactttgtatttaatCTTTACAAATCAAATGAGTTAATGACAACATTTGACAAATATTCAAGAAAATGTATGCTTCTCCGCGCAATGGAATTTGATcctgttattaatttaaagcatACAATCTGTCGTCCAATTCCATGGCAATGTTCGGCTTTTTGCTATAATATGAATAACATAAGGCTGAATGAAacgaacaattttgaaatagaaatgTTATTCATTGGTCCAGGAAGGCTGTTTTTGTCACTTAGAACGGAAGTTGTTGTTCCGGGACTAGCAGCTTCCTTTGAATCTTCACTGGTTAAgga CTCGTTCGTTTACTTTTATCAATCACCAGatgataacattttaaaaggttacaaaaatatacacgAAAGATCTTCAGATACTGAAgtgatttttaatcaaaacactAAAGCTAACAATCTTCATTCACATTCCTATGACTTTGATGAAGCAGGTGTCCATCAAAGACAAGTactttcaaatgaaattaaacaGATAAAAGAACACTACACGAAAATCAATCAACCagtaaaagagaagaaaaaccCATTTATTTTGACTGAAATCTGTCAAGCTACAACTGAAGAATTAAATGAATTACCAATAAAACTTAaccttaacttaaaattaacaacaacaaatgaatTTTATGAACGTAACCAAGTTATTGAGgattatttgtttattgat ATACATCTTGGTCCAACAATACCTATTCTGCTTAAAGGCAAAGTAACTTCAACATAA